A window of Methanofollis sp. genomic DNA:
CCCTGAGCCTTGAGGGCTACCTCGATGCCGAGGAGACGGTGACCGTCGCCGTCGGCGAGACCTCGACGGTCCACGTCGCCCTCAGCAGGGCCGCGATCACCCTCTGGCCCGGCTGGAACTTCGTCTCGACGCCGAAGACCCTCGCCGCTGGTCAGGACACCATCGCGATCTTCGACGACGTGGACACCGGCGGCCACTCGGTCCTCCTGTACAACGGTACCAGCCGCTGGGAGGCGATGAGTTCACAGGAATCGTTCCAGCCCCTCGACGGTGTCTGGATCTTCGCAAACGGCACGTACACGATCCCCCTCTCCTTCGCCGGCGGATCGGTCTCCACCCCCCCGACGAAAGACCTCGACAGAGGCTGGAACGCCATCGGGTTCTCCGACACCATCCCCGAACCCGCGGTCACCACCCTCAGGTCGGTCGAAAAGAACTGGGCGACCCTCTTTGCGTTCGACGCAAAGGCACAGGCCTACGACATCTCGATCATCCGCGGAGCAACAGGCCGCCACGGCGACGACCGCCCGATGAACCCCATGCAGGGATACTGGCTGTACATGGACAGTCCCGACACTCTCTGCGCAATCGGAGCATGAAGGTGATGAGATGAAAACAGAGTATTGCGGCATCTTAATTCTCCTCATCGCCCTCGTCGCCGGTGTAGCGGCAGACGAGAGCGTCCCCGCTCTCCCTCACGAGTTCTGGGGGACCGTCACGATCGACGGCTCACCGGCCCCGGCCGGAACCGAGATAACCGCCATGATCGGGGATACGAGGGGAGGTTCCGTAACGACGACCGTTGCGGGCATATATGGCAGTTCAACCACTATGGAAGGGGCACGCCTCGTTGTCAGCGGCACCGATGGGCAGGAGGGCCAGATCGTCACGTTTCTGGTCAGTGGACAGGCGGCACAAGAGACGGCAACCTTCACACCCGGTGTTGTGACACATCGTGACCTGCACGTTCGGACGACACCGGAGACCGGGAGCATCGCAGTGACTTCGGTTCCGTCGGGTGTGGCCATCTCCCTTGACGGGGTGACCACTGGCCAGGTGACGAACAGCACCCTTGCGAACATCCCTGTCGGTGAGCACACCGTTTCCGTAACACTCTCCGGCTACAGGGCTGCTTCGAAGACGGTGACTGTCTCCTCCGGTCAGACCGCCTCTGTCCACTTCGTCCTTGAGAAAGAGACCGGGAGCATCTCGGTTACCTCCGTTCCCGCAGGTGCGACCATCTCCCTTGACGGGGTGTCCACCGGCCAGGTGACGAACGGCACCCTCGCAAACGTCCCGGTGGGTACCCACACTATTACCGTGACGAAGGTAGGCTACCTCGACGCTTCCTCGCAGGTGACGGTCGTCCGTGATCAGACTGCCTCGGTCCACTTCAACCTTGAAAAGCCTGTAGACCCTCCGGTGGCTAACTTCACCGCCGCCCCGACCGACGGTGCCGTCCCGCTCTCCGTGCAGTTCACCGACCTCTCGACCGACGCCACGGCCTGGCTGTGGTCCTTCGGCGACGGTGCCGTCTCGACCACGCAGCACCCGACCCACACCTACACCTCCATCGGACGGTACACCGTTACCCTGATCGTTACGAACACCGCCGGCACCGACGCCCTTGTCAGACCCCGGTTCATCAGCGTCCGCGACGTCCCGCCCGCTCCCCCCGAAGACGAAACCGATTACGTCTTCGACAGCGAGGGCATGAACATCACGTTCAGCGGCGGGCAGCAGCAGGTCTTGTTCAACGCCACGGCCGGCAACGGCACCGTGAGCGGGGACGCCATCCTCCTCTCGACCGGCAATCTCAACCTCACCCTCCGGACCGACGGCCTGAGCACGAACGGCACGGTCTCGACCGGGAACGTCACCGGTGTCCTGCTCGAAAGCAGCCGGCCGTCGACCGCCCCCCTCGGAGACGTCGGTAATGTCTCGGTTGCATTCAACGCCTCGATGAACGTCTACAACCCCGATCTCCGGATCAAGACTTCGATCTACGACAAACCGAGCGACGGGGCGTCGACTGCCTTCACCCTTGCAGCCGCCGATGAAGGCCTCAATCTCACCTCGACGGCCTATGCGGTCTACTTCACCAAGACCAACCTGGGCGCAAACGACACCATCAGCGACGCCTATCTCCACCTGACCGTCTCACCCGAATGGGTGAACGCCCACGGCGGCACGGATGCGATCCGGATCTTCCGGCAAGGCGACGACGGCGTCACCAGTGTCCTTGAGACAACCTATCTCGGCCTCGATACCGACGGCATGATGATCTTCGAGGCCTACTCCCCGGAAGGTTTCTCCGCCTTTGCCGTCGGAGCGACGAAGGCAGCCGCCACACCTGAACCCACCTCCCCATCCTCGTCCTCTCATAGCAGCGGCGGCGGCAACTCCGTGAAGCCGACAACCTCGACCGGCACGGCACCCCTCCTCACCGCATCCTGGGGCGGTGTACTCAGGCCGTATATCGTCTATGTCGACAGAATGTTCGCACACCTCTCCCTGGAGACCGGCGTGAAGGCACTCGACAAAGACGGCAAGCCCCTCCCTGAGGTCGGGATCACTGCTATATCGGTCCTCCCGTCTGCTTCCTCCCTCACCTTCTCCGGCTATGCCGTCGAATGCTCCCCGGCCGATGCCACCTTCTCCCCGGCGATCGGCCTCGTCTTCACCTTCACCGCCGATGAATGGGCTGCATTGCTCAGCAAGGCAGGCGGCGACCCGGCCCGCCTGGTCGTGCAGGGGTACAACCCCTCGACCGGTGCATGGAAAGAGTTGCAGACTGAGGTTTCCGCGCATACCGTCACTGCACCGATCAGCCACTTCAGCACTTACGCCCTCCTTATCGGCCCAGCGGCAGAAGAACCGGTCACGACTGCCCCGACGACGACCACGACCTCTGTTATCACTACCACGACCGCATCCACTCCAGTGACAGGGACCGGAGGCATCCCGCTGTTCTGGATCGCCCTATTCATCGTTGTTGCGGCGGCTCTCATCGGTGGATACGCCGTCATGAAGAGGCACTAAATAATCAATCTATTTTTTCTACTTCCCCTGCAGCGGCGAATGGGCACAGGAGGGGGTGAGAGCCTCTCCAGAACAGGAATTCTCCAGAGCCAAAAAAAGGGAGATCAGGACCGCCCGGCCTCGCGGCCGAGGGCGAAGGCCCTGAGATTGAGGTCCAGGAACTTCTGCGGCACGAGGCGCCTGACCGCCTCCTCCAGGCTCTCCGCCTTGAGGGGGAGGTGGGGGGCGGCGGCGCCGAGCATGACGACGTTCTGGACGATGAGGTTGCCCGCCTCTGCGGCGAGGCCAGCGGCGTCGACCAGGGTGACCGGGTGGCCGTCGAGGGCGGCGAGGAGGTCGTCGCGTGCGGGCATCGGGAGTTTCTGCATGAAGACCGAAGTCGGGACGACGGCGTGGTCGTTGACGATGATCCTGCCCTGGGGCTTGAGGTAGTGGCGGTATCGCACCGCTTCCATGAGATCGAGAGCGATCATCAGGTCGGCCCCGCCCGGCGAGATCAGGGGGCCGAAGGTGCCGCCGATACGCACGTGGCTCTCGACGGAACCGCCGCGCTGGGCCATGCCGTGGGTCTCGACGCCCTTGATCGGGACGCCTTCGAGGAGGCAGGCCTCGCCGATGATGTTCGAGGCAAGGATCGTGCCCTGCCCGCCGATGCCGACGATCAGAAGATCATAACTGCTCATTTTCTCCCCTCCTTCACGATGGCCCCGGCAGGACAGATATCCGCACAGACCCCACAGCCCGAGCAAAGTTCGTTGATCTCCGCTTTCTCGTCCGCGTCCTTCCCGATGGCCGGGCACCCGAAGCGGAGGCAGGCGCCGCAGGCGGTGCAGGTTTCGGGGTCGACCCGATAGTGCGCCCGCCGCACGCCGGCACGCCGCGCCGTGATCACGCAGGCCTGCCTGGCGATGATCACCTTCGTGCCCGCACGGGCCTTTGCCGCCTTCAGGGCCTCGAGGGTGGCGGTCAGGTCGTACGGGTCGATGGTCTCGACAAAGGACGCCCCGCAGGCCCGGCAGATCGCCTCCAGGGATATGGGGACGCTTGCCTCGCCCATCGCGGTCTCGCCGGTGTTGGGGTTGGGCTGGTGGCCGGTCATGGCGGTGATCCTGTTGTCCAGGATGACGAGGGTCATGTCGGCGCCGTTGTAGACGGCGTTGAGGAGGCCCTGGATGCCGGTGTGGAGGAAGGTCGAGTCGCCGATGGTGGCGACGACCGGCCTCTTCTCGCCCGCGTTGGCGATGCCACTCCCGACTGTCACCGAAGCGCCCATGCAGATGGTGGTGTCCACCGTGCCGAGCTGGAGGCCGAGGGTGTAGCAACCGATGTCTGAGGGGAAGATCCCGTCAGGGAAGACCTTCTTCATGGCGTAGAACGTCGCCCGGTGTCCGCACCCGGCGCAGAGGATGGGAGGGCGGGGCGGGAGGCCTTCGGCAGGGGCAGGGCTCTGGAAGGGGTTATCTTTCAGGATGCCGGCCTTCACCATCGAGGCGGCGACGGCCGCGGGGGAGAGTTCGCCCTCCATCGGGACGGCGCCGTTCATCTGGCCGAAGACCTCGACGCCGCAGGCGAGTTGCCTGAGGCGTTCCTCGACGATCGGCGCACCCTCCTCGACGACGAGCACCTTTTTGTGCTGCTGGACGAATGCCTCCATCCATGCGCCGTCGATGGGGAAGCACCCGACCTTCATGAAGGAGACGCCCTCGGGGATGACCTCCTGCACGTACGAGGCGGCGATGCCGCTCGCGACGACGGCCGTCTCGCCCCGCACCTCCGCGGTGTTGTAGCCGAGGTCCATGACGGCCTTCCTGACCATGGGCTGTTTCTCGTTCAATTTCTTGTGGAGGACTCTCGTGTGGGCCGGGATGACCACATACTGCTTCGGGTCCTTCTCGAAGACGCCAGTCCTGTGCTCATCCGAGACCTCGCCGAGGTCGACGTCGCCCTTGGAGTGGCAGATGCGGGTGGTGGGGCGGAAGAGGACAGGGAGGCCGACCTGCTCGGAGAGGGCGAAGGCGTCCTTCATCATGTCGTGCGCCTCCTGCACGCTCGACGGGTTCATGCAGGGGAGTTTGGCGAAGTGGGCGTACCTCCTCGTGTCCTGCTCGTTCTGAGAGGAGTGTGCATAGGGGTCGTCGGCTGAGAGGACGACGAAACCGCCCTTTGCCCCGGTGTACGCGCTCGTCAGCAGGGGGTCGGCGGCGACGTTGAGGCCGACGTGCTTCATCGTGACCATCGACCGCTGGCCGCACCAGGAGGCGGCGAGGGCGTTCTCGAACGCGACTTTCTCGTTCACCGACCACTCGATATAGAACTCACGCTTTTTCTGCGCCCGCAGGGTGTCGATCACCTCGGACGATGGGGTTCCCGGATAGCCGCTCGCGAAGTCGAGGCCTGCCTCGATGCAGGCGTGCGCGATGGCTTCGTTTCCAAGGAGGTATTGTTTAGCCATGGATCTCGTCCCAGTGCTATTACTCCTGCGTGTTCTTTAACTATGTCGTTCTCGGGCGGCCCGGGAGCGGGGTTCTGACGCAACCTTTAAATCGGAGGTGGTACAACATTTACAGGCACTAATACGAGTGTATTAGGGCCCGTAGCATAGTCGGTGGTGCACCCGGCTGATAACCGGGAGGTCATGAGTTCGAGCCTCATCGGGCCCACTTCCATTTTGTGATATGATTTGGGAGAGCGAGACGCATTCGAGATTGATTCTTGTAATAATTCGTGCGCTTCAGCTGAGAGCGTAGTGTTCAACCTTTTCTTCTTCCGCTTGGAGATAGTTTCTTTCGTAATTTTCTTTTTCTCATTTTTTCTCTTTGGTTGGCCGCACAGTTCCGGATCGCCCCGACATCTCATGCGGCGCGGCCCTGATAAAGAGGTGGTAACAAAAAGAGGGATGAGACGAATTAATCAGCACACAACCAGCCAGGTAGTCACAATGACTAAAACATAACAATAGGCATAAATACTATTGCTACAAATCATAATGTATGGCACCGGATTACAATATGAGCGATCTGGATCGGGCTAATGATGAGTTCGTCCAGTTAGCAAAGAAATATAATTTGAATCCTGCTATGCTCAAAGATATTGTTATCCAGCGGAATAGAGGGATGAACAACGCACAAATCGCACAGCATCTCGGCATAAACCGCAACACCGTAAACAAGTACGTCAATACTCTCGATCAGATGGATCAGGAAGAGTTAATTGAACTTCTGGGGCTCATTTGTTTGATTGGAGCGGGAGCATATCTGTTTCTTCAATTCCTAAGATCTCTTGGAGGCAATCAGTAATGATACGATATCCACTTGCAGGGGGGCGAAAAGGTCCACCAGATCTTTCCGTTACCGACAATAAAGGAGGTGAAAAATGGCTGAGATGCACGTTCAAGGAAGAAGATGTTCGACCACGGTGACCAACCAGACGAACATCGTCCTCCCTTCAAGCGCATTCACAAGGGACGCCGTGCCCGCCTGGTTCGCAATCGGGCTCGTCGCACTTGTGATGTGTGTTGCACTTACGAACAACTAGAGGGAGTAACCCCTCACTAAATTTTCTTTCTTTTTCAGATGGATAATTTTTTCCCTGGCTGATCGGCGCGATCATACCGCACGGTGAAGGGTTGAATGGGGTTCTTACACCGAAAAGGCGGCAATAAACAAAACGAAAGGGATATTTACTCTTCCGCATATCCGGTTGCTAATATAAACTCTGCACAATCGGGTGATGATGAAATGGAAACTTTCGAGGTTTTAGAGGTATTTATAGGAGCTAACATTGTCCTTTCAACATTTATTTTGTGTACTCTATGGTATAGACCTCACACATCGAAGAATTATGAGTCAAACGACGAGAATAGGACAAAACGGAAATATATGTGGATTATGAAAATATCTGGAATATTTATAATTTTATCTCTGGGATTTATTGTGTTCTCAAATTTGGCAGGTCTCGAAGATCGTCTTGCGATTACTGGACTCGCAATCTCCGCTATAGTGATTATAACAACATCCTGGACAACAATAGATAATGATCAGAAAACCCAAGATATCATTGAGCGGCTTGGTCGGATAGAAGATTGTCTCATCGTTTCAGCGGTTTCAGGCAGATTTGTACCTGGTCAGGCAAGAGAGAACTTTGGAAAACAAAAAGCGAAGTCTTCGAGGGGGTTGAACAGTCTTCTATTAATGGGTTTATTTGCCATAATAGTGGGAATCATCCCTATTTTGCTTTCAGCGACCTCATCAACAATTCAGATGAGTAATCCCATATCTCAGACAAACCTCAATTTAGAGATGTTATTGATAGGTATTGGTGTTGCAATAGTAATTTTTGTTTTGAGTGAAAGATCTAATCTCGATTTAAGACCTGAAATGGATAAAATTGACGCGATCCACCAATATGTAAAGGACAAACAAAAAAATGCCAAAAAAGAAGAGATGGAAAAATCCTGCCGCCTCCGAATCCTCAAAAAACTCACCACACGAAGACGATGATCTGACGGACCGTCACGCAGACAAAGAAGAATAACCAGATAATCCCGGGAAATAATTTCAAAGAAAAGATGGAGAAAAAAATATTCTGTTCCAAAAATGGTTTAGACGATTCTATTTTTAATTACATTATATTCCTCATTCGTAACGGTACCCTGTTGATGGAGATAATCTAATTTTTCCATCAAGTTGCCATCACAAGTGTCTCGATTCTTTTTATTATTTTCAACTTCTTCGCCAGCACCCCCCAGCCGATATGGCTATAGCCTCCGATCCATTACACGTTATACACTTCGAGCGTTGCATTGCGACGACAGTCGCGAGAAAAATGTGAATGAAACAGGGGTACGAAAATGGAAGTTAAACCGATTTTGACCAACAAAAAACAATTTCTCGATCTGTTGCTGCTGGCCGATGAACAGGAAGACATGATTGATCGGTACCTGGAACGGGGAGATATGTTCGCTCTCTATGATGGCGACCTGAAAAGCATATGCGTGGTCACGCAGGAAGGTGATGCCGTCTATGAATTGAAAAGCATAGCAACCGCTGAAAAATATCAGGGTCGGGGTTATGGTACGTTTCTTGTGAAATACATTCTCGACTATTACAGGGACAGATGCAAAACGATGTTCATTGGGACGGGTGAGATAACTGCGATCCTTCGATTTTATGAGAATTGCGGATTTAAGATCTCACACAGGGTCAAGAATATTTTTCTGGATAACTACGATCACCCGATTTTTGAGGATGGCGTTCAACTCAGAGATATGGTTTATTTGAGCATTG
This region includes:
- a CDS encoding winged helix-turn-helix domain-containing protein, which encodes MAPDYNMSDLDRANDEFVQLAKKYNLNPAMLKDIVIQRNRGMNNAQIAQHLGINRNTVNKYVNTLDQMDQEELIELLGLICLIGAGAYLFLQFLRSLGGNQ
- the iorA gene encoding indolepyruvate ferredoxin oxidoreductase subunit alpha translates to MAKQYLLGNEAIAHACIEAGLDFASGYPGTPSSEVIDTLRAQKKREFYIEWSVNEKVAFENALAASWCGQRSMVTMKHVGLNVAADPLLTSAYTGAKGGFVVLSADDPYAHSSQNEQDTRRYAHFAKLPCMNPSSVQEAHDMMKDAFALSEQVGLPVLFRPTTRICHSKGDVDLGEVSDEHRTGVFEKDPKQYVVIPAHTRVLHKKLNEKQPMVRKAVMDLGYNTAEVRGETAVVASGIAASYVQEVIPEGVSFMKVGCFPIDGAWMEAFVQQHKKVLVVEEGAPIVEERLRQLACGVEVFGQMNGAVPMEGELSPAAVAASMVKAGILKDNPFQSPAPAEGLPPRPPILCAGCGHRATFYAMKKVFPDGIFPSDIGCYTLGLQLGTVDTTICMGASVTVGSGIANAGEKRPVVATIGDSTFLHTGIQGLLNAVYNGADMTLVILDNRITAMTGHQPNPNTGETAMGEASVPISLEAICRACGASFVETIDPYDLTATLEALKAAKARAGTKVIIARQACVITARRAGVRRAHYRVDPETCTACGACLRFGCPAIGKDADEKAEINELCSGCGVCADICPAGAIVKEGRK
- a CDS encoding indolepyruvate oxidoreductase subunit beta, with protein sequence MSSYDLLIVGIGGQGTILASNIIGEACLLEGVPIKGVETHGMAQRGGSVESHVRIGGTFGPLISPGGADLMIALDLMEAVRYRHYLKPQGRIIVNDHAVVPTSVFMQKLPMPARDDLLAALDGHPVTLVDAAGLAAEAGNLIVQNVVMLGAAAPHLPLKAESLEEAVRRLVPQKFLDLNLRAFALGREAGRS
- a CDS encoding PEGA domain-containing protein, with the protein product MKTEYCGILILLIALVAGVAADESVPALPHEFWGTVTIDGSPAPAGTEITAMIGDTRGGSVTTTVAGIYGSSTTMEGARLVVSGTDGQEGQIVTFLVSGQAAQETATFTPGVVTHRDLHVRTTPETGSIAVTSVPSGVAISLDGVTTGQVTNSTLANIPVGEHTVSVTLSGYRAASKTVTVSSGQTASVHFVLEKETGSISVTSVPAGATISLDGVSTGQVTNGTLANVPVGTHTITVTKVGYLDASSQVTVVRDQTASVHFNLEKPVDPPVANFTAAPTDGAVPLSVQFTDLSTDATAWLWSFGDGAVSTTQHPTHTYTSIGRYTVTLIVTNTAGTDALVRPRFISVRDVPPAPPEDETDYVFDSEGMNITFSGGQQQVLFNATAGNGTVSGDAILLSTGNLNLTLRTDGLSTNGTVSTGNVTGVLLESSRPSTAPLGDVGNVSVAFNASMNVYNPDLRIKTSIYDKPSDGASTAFTLAAADEGLNLTSTAYAVYFTKTNLGANDTISDAYLHLTVSPEWVNAHGGTDAIRIFRQGDDGVTSVLETTYLGLDTDGMMIFEAYSPEGFSAFAVGATKAAATPEPTSPSSSSHSSGGGNSVKPTTSTGTAPLLTASWGGVLRPYIVYVDRMFAHLSLETGVKALDKDGKPLPEVGITAISVLPSASSLTFSGYAVECSPADATFSPAIGLVFTFTADEWAALLSKAGGDPARLVVQGYNPSTGAWKELQTEVSAHTVTAPISHFSTYALLIGPAAEEPVTTAPTTTTTSVITTTTASTPVTGTGGIPLFWIALFIVVAAALIGGYAVMKRH
- a CDS encoding N-acetyltransferase → MEVKPILTNKKQFLDLLLLADEQEDMIDRYLERGDMFALYDGDLKSICVVTQEGDAVYELKSIATAEKYQGRGYGTFLVKYILDYYRDRCKTMFIGTGEITAILRFYENCGFKISHRVKNIFLDNYDHPIFEDGVQLRDMVYLSIDV